The following proteins come from a genomic window of Misgurnus anguillicaudatus chromosome 10, ASM2758022v2, whole genome shotgun sequence:
- the crabp2a gene encoding cellular retinoic acid-binding protein 2a, whose translation MDCKIPDFAGTWKMKSSENFEELLKALGVNVMLRKIAVAAASKPSVEITQDGETLSIKTSTSVRTTHVTFTVGHEFNEATVDGRPCTSFPRWETDRKISCEQTLQKGEGPKTSWTRELTNDGELILTMTADDVVCTRVYVRE comes from the exons ATGGATTGCAAAATTCCAGATTTTGCTGGTACTTGGAAAATGAAAAGTTCCGAGAACTTCGAGGAGCTTCTCAAAGCATTGG GTGTTAACGTGATGCTGCGCAAGATTGCGGTTGCAGCGGCATCCAAGCCATCTGTGGAGATCACGCAGGACGGAGAGACCCTGTCAATTAAAACCTCCACCTCTGTTAGGACCACCCATGTCACCTTCACCGTAGGACATGAGTTCAACGAGGCCACCGTGGATGGACGTCCATGCACG AGCTTTCCTCGATGGGAAACGGACAGGAAGATTAGTTGCGAGCAGACTTTACAGAAGGGCGAGGGGCCGAAAACCTCATGGACCAGAGAGCTGACCAATGACGGAGAACTGATTCTG ACCATGACTGCAGACGACGTCGTGTGCACACGAGTTTATGTTAGAGAGTGA
- the LOC129447832 gene encoding uncharacterized protein has translation MWISIRDQITPQPLLDSKLSEEKSRLTQDSDLSLTLLCYTESNPTDAQETVCDSNQDLQDEESTDQTSTESLDSVCNAGEQQQILQTTLKMCSVKLINCRNLMEEMRRETTEEEDHTEDDGDADFIPSEETSDSCSVRETSSTVKKRRRTHSCITCGKTLASKQSLKCHERKHTEQKLFTCATCEISFTTLHEKELHLKLHMVNNKFPCQQCRMVCASFYSLNIHMRTHSGEKPFCCTECDTYFSTKGSLVIHQKIYTGEKPYACSRCESI, from the exons ATGTGG ATCAGCATCAGAGATCAGATCACACCACAGCCACTGCTGGACTCGAAACTTTCTGAAGAGAAATCCAGACTCACACAGGACTCAGATCTCAGTCTCactttactctgttatactgagtcaaaTCCCACAGATGCTCAGGAAACTGTGTGTGACAGTAATCAGGACTTACAGGATGAGGAATCtactgatcaaacctccacagagtctctggattctgtctgtaatgctggagaacagcagcagatcctgcagaccacactgaagatgtgttcagtcaaactGATCAACTGCAGGAACCTGATGGAGGAGATGAGAAGAGAAAccacagaagaggaagatcaCACTGAGGATGATGGTGATGCTGATTTTATTCCTTCAG AGGAGACGAGTGATTCATGTTCTGTCAGAGAAACGTCCTCAACAGTAAAAAAGCGACGGCGAACACAttcctgcatcacctgtggaaagacaCTCGCCTCAAAGCAAAGTTTAAAGTGTCacgagagaaaacacacagaacagaaactctttACCTGCGCGACATgtgagatcagctttactaccttacacGAGAAGGAACTTCATTTAAAGCTGCACATGGTGAATAATAAGTTTCCCTGTCAGCAGTGTAGGATGGTTTGTGCCTCTTTTTATAGTCTGAACattcacatgaggacacacagtggCGAAAAGCCTTTCTGCTGCACTGAATGTGACACATATTTCAGCACCAAAGGAAGTCTTGTAATTCATCAGAAAATTTATACAGGAGAAAAACCGTACGCATGCTCTCGCTGTGAGAGCATTTAA